A DNA window from Fusobacterium sp. contains the following coding sequences:
- a CDS encoding phosphoribosylformylglycinamidine synthase — protein MNYRIYVEKKTGFDLEAKRLENELKESFQDLKLSKVRLLNCYDVFDIESAELAEAEKLIFSEIVTDTVTETLDTKGARYFAVEFLPGQFDQRADSAMQCLNLISDKNQNVSVTSGKVIILEGEITEADIEKVKKYYINPVEMREKDLTKLETEEGERAQDVPVFTGFINYSIDELKTFKEELGLAMTLADVAFVQEYFKNTEKRDPTETEIKVLDTYWSDHCRHTTFETKIKNIVFPKSSFGDTLQKVFDEYLKAREFVHGERIEKKYISLMDMATICGKEMRKSGKLDDLEVSDEINACSVYIDVDVDGKMEKWLLMFKNETHNHPTEIEPFGGASTCLGGAIRDPLSGRSYVYQAIRVTGSGNPLEKLEDTLPGKLPQKKITTGAASGYAAYGNQIGLTTGHVCEIYHDGYKAKRMEVGAVVGAVPADWIRRENASKGDIVILLGGKTGRDGCGGATGSSKEHTGDSLRLCGAEVQKGNAPEERKIQRLFRNPEVTKLIKKCNDFGAGGVSVAIGELAPGLDINLDVVPTKYVGLSGTELAISESQERMAVVIEAKDKEKFMELAGKENLLATEVAAVTDDNRLVLNFKGKKIVDISREFLDTNGVTQETTVEVEDIKEDTPLNEVKFEGTDIKEKWLNMLSSLNVASQKGLMEIFDATIGATTVLMPFGGKYQMTPTDVSVQKIPLLKGETDTASAITWGYDPVLSSWSQFHGGAYAVVESLAKLVAAGADYKTVRLSFQEYFQKLGQNPMNWGKPFSALLGTIEAQRKFGIPAIGGKDSMSGTFNDIHVPPTLISFAVTPVKASVVISPEFKAAGNKIYLVKHHMLDSYMPNIEELKENFEFVYENIKNGTILSAMTLKRGGIAEAVSKMTLGNRVGAKIADLGDELFKLGYGIFVVETSKELTGKNVELLGETIKEYKIVVGETEICMTEGEKVWLDKLFPVFPHKTIEKVENHIWTPYEKKEIIVCKNKIAKPRVLVPAFPGTNCEYDSARVFEKAGAEANILLFRNITQDYINDSIEKMVKEINNSQILMFPGGFSSGDEPDGSGKFIATVLTNPEVAEAIAKFLERDGLILGICNGFQALVKSGLLPYGEIGKVTENSPTLTFNKIGRHVSQIVKTKVTSNKSPWLAGIETGEEFEIAVSHGEGRFFANDEVIKKLFENGQVATQYVNLEGIPTNEFRFNPNASTCAIEGITSIDGKVFGKMGHSERAGKNIFKNITGNKEQKIFENGVKYFK, from the coding sequence ATGAATTATCGTATTTATGTTGAAAAGAAAACCGGATTTGATTTAGAAGCTAAGAGATTAGAAAATGAATTAAAGGAAAGTTTTCAAGATTTAAAACTTTCAAAAGTAAGGCTTCTTAATTGCTATGATGTGTTTGATATCGAATCTGCTGAATTAGCAGAAGCAGAAAAACTTATATTTTCAGAAATAGTTACTGATACTGTAACTGAAACTCTTGATACTAAAGGAGCTAGATATTTTGCAGTAGAATTTCTTCCAGGACAGTTCGATCAGAGAGCAGATTCAGCTATGCAGTGTTTAAATCTGATATCTGATAAAAATCAAAATGTTTCTGTCACAAGTGGAAAAGTTATTATTCTTGAAGGAGAGATAACAGAGGCAGATATAGAAAAAGTTAAAAAATATTATATCAACCCAGTTGAAATGAGAGAGAAAGATCTTACTAAATTAGAGACAGAAGAGGGAGAAAGGGCACAGGATGTTCCTGTTTTTACTGGCTTTATAAATTACAGCATAGATGAATTAAAAACTTTTAAAGAGGAATTAGGACTAGCTATGACATTGGCAGATGTGGCTTTTGTTCAGGAGTATTTTAAAAATACAGAAAAAAGAGATCCTACTGAAACTGAAATAAAAGTATTGGATACTTACTGGTCAGATCACTGCAGACATACTACATTTGAAACAAAAATTAAGAATATAGTATTTCCAAAATCTTCTTTTGGAGATACACTTCAGAAAGTTTTTGATGAATACTTAAAAGCAAGAGAATTTGTACATGGAGAAAGAATTGAAAAGAAATATATTTCTCTTATGGATATGGCAACTATATGTGGAAAAGAAATGAGAAAAAGCGGGAAACTTGATGATTTGGAAGTGTCTGATGAAATCAATGCCTGCTCTGTATATATAGATGTAGATGTAGATGGAAAAATGGAAAAATGGCTTCTTATGTTTAAGAATGAAACTCATAACCATCCTACAGAAATTGAACCATTTGGAGGAGCTTCTACTTGTCTGGGAGGAGCTATAAGAGACCCATTATCAGGAAGATCATATGTTTATCAGGCAATAAGAGTAACTGGTTCTGGTAATCCATTGGAAAAACTGGAAGATACACTTCCTGGAAAACTTCCTCAAAAGAAAATAACTACTGGGGCTGCAAGTGGATATGCAGCATATGGGAACCAGATTGGACTTACAACTGGACACGTATGTGAAATATATCACGATGGATATAAAGCAAAAAGAATGGAAGTAGGAGCAGTAGTTGGTGCTGTACCTGCTGACTGGATAAGAAGAGAGAATGCTTCTAAAGGGGATATAGTAATTCTTTTAGGAGGAAAAACTGGAAGAGATGGATGTGGAGGAGCGACTGGTTCATCTAAGGAGCATACAGGAGATTCATTGAGATTATGTGGTGCAGAAGTTCAAAAAGGAAATGCACCAGAAGAAAGAAAAATTCAAAGATTATTCAGAAATCCAGAAGTTACTAAACTTATAAAAAAATGTAATGACTTTGGTGCTGGAGGAGTATCAGTAGCTATTGGAGAATTAGCTCCAGGTCTTGATATAAATCTTGATGTAGTTCCTACTAAATATGTTGGACTTAGTGGTACTGAACTTGCTATATCTGAATCACAAGAGAGAATGGCAGTAGTAATTGAAGCTAAAGATAAAGAAAAATTTATGGAGCTTGCAGGAAAAGAAAATCTTTTAGCAACAGAAGTTGCAGCAGTAACTGATGACAACAGACTTGTTCTTAACTTTAAAGGTAAAAAGATAGTAGATATCTCAAGAGAATTCCTTGATACTAATGGAGTTACTCAGGAAACTACTGTAGAAGTTGAAGATATAAAAGAGGATACTCCATTGAATGAAGTTAAATTTGAAGGAACAGATATTAAAGAAAAATGGCTGAATATGCTATCTTCTTTAAATGTAGCTTCTCAAAAAGGACTTATGGAAATATTTGATGCTACAATTGGAGCTACAACTGTACTTATGCCTTTCGGAGGAAAATATCAAATGACGCCTACTGATGTAAGTGTGCAGAAAATACCTCTGTTAAAAGGTGAAACTGATACAGCATCTGCTATTACTTGGGGATATGACCCAGTGCTTTCATCTTGGTCGCAATTCCATGGAGGAGCTTATGCAGTAGTAGAATCTCTTGCTAAATTAGTTGCAGCAGGAGCAGATTATAAGACTGTAAGACTTTCATTCCAGGAATATTTCCAAAAACTTGGACAGAATCCAATGAACTGGGGAAAACCATTCTCAGCATTATTAGGAACAATAGAAGCTCAAAGAAAATTTGGTATTCCAGCTATTGGTGGAAAAGACTCAATGAGCGGAACATTTAATGATATTCATGTACCACCTACGCTTATCTCTTTTGCAGTAACTCCTGTAAAAGCAAGTGTTGTTATATCACCTGAATTTAAAGCTGCTGGAAATAAAATATATTTAGTAAAACATCATATGCTTGACAGCTATATGCCAAATATAGAAGAACTTAAAGAAAACTTTGAGTTTGTATATGAAAATATTAAAAATGGAACTATTCTTTCAGCAATGACTCTAAAAAGAGGAGGAATAGCTGAAGCTGTAAGCAAAATGACTCTGGGAAACAGAGTAGGAGCTAAGATAGCTGACCTTGGAGATGAATTGTTTAAATTAGGATATGGAATATTTGTGGTAGAAACTTCTAAAGAGCTTACAGGTAAAAATGTAGAACTGTTGGGAGAAACAATAAAAGAATACAAGATTGTAGTTGGAGAAACAGAAATATGTATGACTGAAGGAGAAAAGGTATGGCTGGATAAACTATTCCCAGTATTCCCTCACAAGACAATAGAAAAAGTAGAAAACCACATCTGGACACCATATGAGAAGAAAGAAATAATAGTATGTAAAAATAAAATTGCTAAACCAAGAGTATTAGTGCCAGCATTCCCAGGAACTAACTGTGAATATGATTCAGCTAGAGTGTTTGAAAAAGCTGGAGCAGAGGCTAATATACTTTTATTCAGAAATATAACTCAGGATTATATCAATGATTCAATAGAAAAAATGGTAAAAGAAATAAATAATTCACAAATACTTATGTTCCCAGGAGGATTCAGTTCTGGAGATGAGCCAGATGGATCAGGAAAATTTATTGCAACTGTCCTTACAAATCCTGAGGTAGCAGAAGCAATAGCTAAATTCCTTGAAAGAGATGGATTGATACTAGGTATTTGTAATGGATTCCAAGCTCTTGTAAAATCAGGACTTCTGCCATATGGAGAAATTGGAAAAGTTACAGAAAATTCACCTACTCTTACATTTAATAAAATAGGCAGACATGTTTCTCAAATAGTAAAAACAAAAGTTACTTCAAATAAATCACCATGGCTGGCAGGAATTGAAACAGGAGAGGAATTTGAAATAGCCGTATCACATGGAGAAGGAAGATTCTTTGCTAATGATGAAGTTATCAAGAAACTATTTGAAAATGGACAGGTAGCTACTCAGTATGTAAATCTTGAAGGAATTCCTACTAATGAATTCAGATTCAATCCTAATGCTTCTACATGTGCTATTGAGGGGATAACTTCAATAGATGGTAAGGTATTTGGTAAAATGGGACACTCTGAAAGAGCAGGTAAAAACATTTTCAAAAATATCACTGGAAACAAAGAGCAAAAAATATTTGAAAATGGAGTTAAATACTTTAAATAA
- the purE gene encoding 5-(carboxyamino)imidazole ribonucleotide mutase — MKVAIIFGSKSDTDKMKGAANCLKEFGIEYSAHVLSAHRVPEKLEETLEKLEKDGYEVIIAGAGLAAHLPGVIASKTVLPVIGVPIEAAFNGMDALLSIVQMPKSIPVATVGVNNSYNAGMLAVQMLSLKCPELKEKLVKFRKDMKAKFIADNETGVEL, encoded by the coding sequence ATGAAAGTTGCCATAATATTTGGTAGTAAATCAGACACAGATAAAATGAAGGGAGCAGCTAACTGCTTAAAAGAGTTTGGAATTGAGTATTCTGCTCATGTTCTTTCTGCTCATAGAGTACCAGAAAAATTAGAAGAGACACTGGAAAAACTGGAAAAAGATGGATATGAAGTAATAATAGCAGGAGCTGGGCTGGCTGCCCATCTTCCTGGAGTAATAGCTTCTAAAACTGTACTTCCTGTAATAGGAGTACCAATTGAAGCTGCTTTTAATGGAATGGATGCACTTCTTTCAATAGTACAGATGCCTAAATCTATTCCAGTGGCAACAGTTGGAGTTAATAACTCATATAATGCTGGAATGCTTGCAGTACAAATGCTTTCTTTAAAGTGTCCTGAATTAAAGGAAAAACTTGTAAAATTCAGAAAGGATATGAAAGCAAAATTTATAGCTGACAATGAAACTGGGGTAGAACTATAA
- the purC gene encoding phosphoribosylaminoimidazolesuccinocarboxamide synthase yields the protein MSAQKKEFIYEGKAKQVYSTDDENLVIIHYKDDATAGNGAKKGTIENKGIMNNKITAMLFEMLEKNGIKTHLVEVLNDRDQLCQKVKIFPLEVIVRNVIAGSMAKRVGVEEGTKPVNTIFEICYKNDAYGDPLINDHHAVALGLATYEELAEIYRITGQINDLLKNSFDKIGITLVDFKIEFGKNSKGEILLADEITPDTCRLWDKETGMKLDKDRFRRDLGGIEEAYIEVLKRLGAE from the coding sequence ATGTCTGCACAAAAAAAAGAATTTATTTATGAAGGAAAAGCTAAACAAGTATACTCAACTGATGATGAAAATCTGGTTATTATTCATTACAAAGATGATGCAACAGCAGGAAATGGAGCTAAAAAAGGAACTATAGAAAATAAAGGAATAATGAATAATAAAATAACTGCTATGTTATTTGAAATGCTTGAAAAAAATGGAATTAAAACACATTTAGTAGAAGTACTTAATGACAGAGATCAGCTTTGTCAAAAAGTAAAAATATTTCCTTTGGAAGTAATAGTGAGAAATGTTATAGCAGGGTCAATGGCTAAAAGAGTGGGGGTAGAAGAAGGAACTAAGCCTGTAAATACTATATTTGAAATATGCTACAAAAATGATGCTTATGGAGATCCACTAATTAATGATCACCATGCAGTTGCATTGGGACTTGCTACTTATGAAGAATTAGCTGAAATCTATAGAATAACTGGACAAATCAATGATCTGTTAAAAAATTCTTTTGATAAAATAGGAATTACTTTAGTTGACTTCAAAATAGAATTTGGTAAAAACAGCAAAGGGGAAATTCTTCTTGCTGATGAAATCACTCCAGATACTTGCAGATTATGGGATAAAGAAACTGGTATGAAATTGGATAAAGACAGATTCAGAAGAGATTTAGGTGGAATTGAAGAAGCATATATAGAAGTCTTAAAAAGATTGGGGGCTGAATAA
- the purF gene encoding amidophosphoribosyltransferase, with product MNCTEMMLAKDKMEEECGVFGVYSKTQKEVSQLTYYALYALQHRGQESAGISVSNNGELITYKGMGLTADVFTQETLNNLKGNAAIGHVRYSTTGESKIENAQPLESRFKLGQIAVAHNGNLTNTKVIRELLEDGGATFTSTTDSEVIIKMVARKAMNGFEEAIRSTVGAIKGAYALVILADNKLIGVRDPYGIRPLCLGMNEEGDYFLASESCAIDSIGGHLIRDVEAGEMVIIDESGVKSIRYAEKNKVAPCSFEHIYFARPDSIIDGINVYEARVKAGRLLAKQMKIEADIVIGVPDSGIPAAIGYAEESGIPYAMGLIKNKYIGRTFIKPTQALREQAVMVKLNPLRVQLEGKRVIIIDDSLVRGTTSKILIDIIRRAGAKEVHFRSASPAVKYSCFYGIDTAHRDELIAAKMAVDEIRKEINADTLDYLSMDNMLKSLNCKDYCVGCFNGIYPMCTPTEE from the coding sequence ATGAACTGCACAGAAATGATGTTGGCAAAGGACAAAATGGAAGAGGAATGTGGAGTTTTTGGAGTATACAGCAAAACCCAAAAAGAAGTTTCACAATTAACTTACTATGCCCTATATGCTCTTCAACACAGAGGACAGGAAAGTGCAGGAATATCTGTTTCAAATAATGGAGAATTAATAACATATAAAGGTATGGGGCTTACTGCAGATGTGTTTACACAGGAAACTCTGAATAATTTAAAAGGAAATGCAGCTATTGGACATGTAAGATACTCTACTACTGGTGAAAGTAAAATAGAAAATGCACAGCCTTTAGAAAGCAGATTTAAGCTTGGACAAATAGCAGTTGCTCACAATGGAAATCTGACTAATACTAAAGTAATAAGAGAATTATTGGAAGATGGAGGAGCTACTTTTACATCTACTACTGATTCAGAAGTTATAATAAAAATGGTTGCAAGAAAGGCTATGAATGGCTTTGAAGAAGCAATCAGAAGTACAGTTGGAGCAATAAAAGGGGCTTATGCTCTTGTAATACTGGCAGATAACAAACTTATTGGTGTAAGAGATCCATATGGAATCAGACCTCTATGTCTTGGAATGAATGAAGAGGGAGATTATTTCCTTGCTTCTGAATCTTGTGCCATTGATTCTATTGGGGGACATCTAATAAGAGATGTAGAAGCTGGAGAAATGGTAATTATAGACGAATCAGGAGTTAAGTCAATCAGATATGCTGAAAAGAATAAAGTAGCACCTTGTTCATTTGAGCATATTTACTTTGCTAGACCTGATAGCATTATTGATGGAATAAATGTATATGAAGCAAGAGTAAAAGCTGGAAGACTTTTGGCTAAACAAATGAAAATAGAGGCTGATATTGTTATTGGAGTACCAGATTCTGGAATTCCAGCAGCTATTGGTTATGCTGAAGAAAGTGGAATACCTTATGCAATGGGACTTATTAAAAATAAATATATAGGAAGAACATTTATTAAACCAACTCAAGCTTTGAGAGAACAGGCCGTAATGGTAAAACTTAACCCATTGAGAGTGCAGCTTGAAGGAAAAAGAGTTATAATTATTGATGATTCTCTAGTAAGAGGAACAACAAGTAAAATACTTATTGATATCATAAGAAGAGCAGGGGCTAAAGAAGTTCACTTCAGATCAGCTTCCCCAGCAGTTAAATATTCTTGCTTCTATGGAATAGATACAGCACACAGAGATGAACTTATAGCTGCGAAAATGGCAGTTGATGAGATCAGAAAAGAAATAAATGCTGATACATTGGATTATTTGTCAATGGATAATATGCTGAAATCATTAAATTGCAAAGATTATTGTGTAGGATGTTTCAATGGAATATATCCTATGTGTACACCAACAGAAGAGTAG
- the purM gene encoding phosphoribosylformylglycinamidine cyclo-ligase, which yields MAISYKEAGVDKEEGYKAVELMKKAVAKTQNSNVLNGLGSFGAMYELGKYENPVLVSGTDGVGTKLEVALTSKKYDTVGIDAVAMCVNDVLCHGAQPIFFLDYLACGKLDAEVAAELVSGVAEGCYQAGAALIGGETAEMPGFYKVGDYDIAGFCVGAVEKSKIVNGSTTSEGDILIAIPSSGVHSNGFSLVRKIITDYTKDFNGKPISETLLTPTKIYVKPVLAVLEKYNIKGMAHITGGGLPENLPRTISEGHQPVVFKDKLRVLDIFKYIQKEGEIPENEMYGTFNMGVGFVLVVNPKDKDGVIEELEKYGEEAFEIGYVQKGEKGLCLR from the coding sequence ATGGCAATTTCTTATAAAGAAGCTGGAGTGGATAAAGAAGAAGGTTACAAGGCAGTAGAACTTATGAAAAAAGCAGTAGCTAAAACTCAAAACAGCAATGTACTGAATGGACTTGGAAGTTTTGGAGCTATGTATGAATTGGGAAAATATGAAAATCCTGTATTAGTTTCTGGAACTGATGGAGTAGGAACAAAACTTGAAGTAGCATTGACATCAAAAAAATATGATACAGTAGGAATAGATGCTGTGGCTATGTGTGTAAATGATGTACTTTGTCATGGAGCACAACCTATATTCTTCTTAGACTATCTGGCTTGTGGAAAACTAGATGCTGAAGTGGCTGCTGAACTTGTATCAGGAGTTGCAGAAGGTTGTTATCAGGCAGGAGCTGCACTTATAGGGGGAGAAACTGCTGAAATGCCTGGATTCTATAAAGTGGGAGATTATGATATTGCTGGATTCTGTGTAGGAGCAGTGGAAAAATCTAAAATAGTAAATGGAAGTACAACTTCTGAAGGAGATATCCTTATAGCAATTCCTTCTTCTGGAGTACACAGCAACGGATTCTCATTAGTAAGAAAAATAATAACTGATTATACTAAGGATTTTAATGGAAAACCTATCAGTGAAACTCTTTTAACACCTACAAAAATATATGTTAAACCTGTATTAGCTGTATTGGAAAAATATAATATAAAAGGAATGGCTCATATAACTGGAGGAGGTCTTCCTGAAAATCTTCCCAGAACTATAAGTGAAGGACATCAACCAGTAGTTTTCAAAGATAAATTGAGAGTTCTTGACATATTTAAATATATTCAAAAAGAGGGAGAAATACCTGAAAATGAAATGTATGGTACATTCAATATGGGGGTAGGATTTGTTTTGGTAGTAAATCCTAAAGATAAAGATGGAGTAATAGAAGAATTGGAAAAATATGGAGAGGAAGCTTTTGAAATAGGATATGTTCAAAAGGGAGAGAAAGGCCTATGTTTAAGATAG
- the purN gene encoding phosphoribosylglycinamide formyltransferase codes for MFKIAVLVSGGGSNLQSIIEKSKSGELACEIACVIGDRECYGVERAAEQGIVSCILDRKVFKKELCREIDRVVSEKEVDLIVLAGFLSIIDEEFVEKWKGKIINIHPSLLPKFGGPGMYGIKVHEAVLAAGEKESGCTVHYVDIGVDSGEIIFQIKVPVMEGDTAEILQKRILVEEHKLLPKSISKIISER; via the coding sequence ATGTTTAAGATAGCAGTATTAGTATCAGGAGGAGGAAGCAATCTTCAATCTATAATAGAGAAGTCAAAAAGCGGAGAGCTAGCTTGTGAAATAGCTTGCGTCATTGGAGACAGAGAGTGTTATGGAGTGGAGAGAGCAGCTGAACAAGGGATAGTAAGCTGTATTCTTGACAGAAAAGTTTTTAAAAAAGAATTATGCAGGGAGATAGACAGAGTTGTTTCTGAAAAAGAAGTAGATCTTATAGTTCTTGCAGGATTTTTATCTATAATTGATGAAGAATTTGTGGAAAAATGGAAAGGGAAGATAATTAATATTCATCCATCACTTCTTCCTAAATTTGGAGGACCTGGAATGTATGGAATAAAAGTACATGAGGCAGTCCTTGCAGCAGGAGAAAAAGAAAGCGGATGCACAGTTCACTATGTGGATATAGGTGTGGATAGTGGAGAGATAATCTTTCAAATAAAAGTTCCTGTAATGGAAGGGGATACAGCTGAAATTCTTCAAAAAAGAATATTAGTAGAAGAGCACAAACTTTTACCAAAATCTATTTCTAAAATAATATCAGAGAGATAA
- the purH gene encoding bifunctional phosphoribosylaminoimidazolecarboxamide formyltransferase/IMP cyclohydrolase: MMKRALISVFDKNGILEFANFLVKHGVEIISTGGTYKHLKENGVPVIEVAEVTGAPEMLDGRVKTLHPVIHGGILAIRDNAEHMATIKERGISTIDMVVVNLYPFFKKVNEDLTFEEKVEFIDIGGPTMLRSAAKSFNDVVVISDTADYETVMKEMEAGEVTFETKKRLAGKVFNLTSAYDAAISQFLLGDEMPKYLNASYEKLMDLRYGENPHQKAAYYVSTTDTGAMKDFEQLNGKELSFNNLRDMDVAWRTVCEFTQPACCGLKHSTPCGAAIGNDAHEAYIKAYECDPVSIFGGIVALNREVDADTAREMVKIFLEIVIAPSFTDEALEVLKVKKNLRVIKCKHIPQDKINMVKVDGGLLIQDEDLSFTTDYEAVTEKAPTAEEMENLIFGMKVVKHVKSNAIVVVKDMMAVGIGNGETNRIWPTKQAIERAGDKVKGAILASDAFFPFRDVVDECAKAGIKAIIQPGGSMRDQESIEACNEHGISMVFTGMRHFKH, translated from the coding sequence TTGATGAAAAGAGCATTGATATCAGTTTTTGATAAGAATGGTATATTAGAATTTGCTAACTTTTTAGTTAAACATGGAGTAGAAATAATTTCAACAGGTGGAACATATAAACATTTAAAGGAAAATGGAGTACCTGTAATAGAGGTTGCTGAAGTTACTGGAGCTCCAGAAATGCTTGATGGAAGAGTAAAAACTCTTCATCCAGTTATTCATGGGGGAATACTTGCTATAAGAGACAATGCTGAACATATGGCAACTATTAAAGAAAGAGGGATATCTACTATTGATATGGTAGTTGTAAATCTTTATCCTTTCTTTAAAAAAGTAAACGAAGATCTTACTTTTGAAGAAAAAGTAGAATTTATTGATATTGGTGGACCTACTATGCTGAGATCTGCTGCTAAATCATTTAATGATGTAGTAGTTATAAGTGATACTGCTGATTATGAAACAGTAATGAAAGAGATGGAAGCTGGAGAAGTTACATTTGAAACTAAAAAAAGGCTGGCTGGAAAAGTATTTAATCTGACATCAGCTTATGATGCAGCTATATCTCAATTCTTGCTGGGAGATGAGATGCCTAAATATTTAAATGCTTCATATGAAAAATTAATGGACCTTAGATATGGGGAAAATCCTCACCAGAAAGCAGCATATTATGTATCTACTACTGATACTGGAGCTATGAAGGATTTTGAACAATTAAATGGAAAAGAACTTTCATTTAATAATCTAAGAGATATGGATGTAGCTTGGAGAACTGTATGCGAATTTACTCAGCCTGCCTGCTGTGGATTAAAACATTCCACTCCTTGTGGAGCGGCTATAGGTAATGATGCTCATGAGGCTTATATAAAAGCTTATGAATGCGATCCTGTATCTATTTTTGGTGGAATAGTAGCTTTAAATAGAGAAGTAGATGCTGATACAGCTAGAGAAATGGTAAAAATATTCTTAGAGATTGTTATAGCACCATCATTTACTGATGAGGCTTTAGAAGTACTTAAAGTTAAGAAAAATCTTAGAGTTATAAAATGTAAACATATACCACAGGATAAAATTAATATGGTAAAGGTAGACGGAGGACTTCTTATTCAGGATGAAGACCTAAGCTTTACTACTGATTATGAAGCGGTTACAGAAAAAGCTCCAACTGCTGAAGAAATGGAAAACCTTATATTTGGAATGAAAGTGGTAAAACATGTAAAATCAAATGCTATTGTAGTGGTAAAAGATATGATGGCAGTAGGAATTGGAAATGGTGAAACTAACAGGATATGGCCGACTAAACAGGCAATAGAAAGAGCAGGAGATAAAGTAAAAGGAGCTATCCTTGCTTCTGATGCTTTCTTTCCATTCAGAGATGTTGTTGATGAATGTGCAAAAGCTGGAATAAAAGCTATCATTCAGCCAGGTGGATCTATGAGAGATCAGGAATCTATTGAAGCATGTAATGAGCATGGGATTTCAATGGTATTCACTGGAATGAGACACTTTAAACACTAA
- the purD gene encoding phosphoribosylamine--glycine ligase, giving the protein MKILVVGSGGREHAICWKVSQNKNVEKVFCAPGNGGTATLPKGENVNIKGIDELLAFAVKENIDLTIVGSEELLVDGIVDKFQEKGLKIFGPDKKAALLEGSKAYAKDFMKKYGVKTAAYEIFTCPEKAKEYIKTCEFPLVVKASGLAAGKGVLICQNLEEALKAVDEIMVDKVFSSAGEEIVVEEFLDGVEASILSVTDSKIILPFISAKDHKKIGEKETGLNTGGMGTIAPNPYVTKEVYDAFITGIMNPTLEGIKAEGMNFAGVIFFGLMINEKGVYLLEYNMRMGDPETQVVLPLLESDFVELLESGLEGKLDTADVKWSNKSACCVVLASGGYPEAYKKGYTITGIEKADNMVFVAGAKLENGELLTNGGRVLNVVAVGNDLEDARAKAYADAEKIEFTDKCYRKDIGVLYR; this is encoded by the coding sequence ATGAAAATATTAGTAGTTGGCAGTGGTGGAAGAGAACATGCTATCTGCTGGAAAGTAAGCCAGAACAAAAATGTAGAAAAAGTTTTCTGTGCTCCTGGTAATGGAGGAACTGCAACACTTCCAAAAGGAGAAAATGTAAATATAAAAGGAATAGATGAGCTTTTAGCATTTGCTGTGAAAGAAAATATAGACCTGACTATTGTAGGAAGTGAAGAACTTCTTGTAGATGGAATAGTAGATAAATTCCAAGAAAAAGGATTGAAAATATTCGGACCAGATAAAAAAGCTGCTCTTTTGGAAGGGTCAAAAGCATATGCAAAGGATTTTATGAAAAAGTATGGAGTAAAAACTGCTGCCTATGAAATATTTACTTGTCCTGAAAAAGCAAAAGAATATATAAAAACTTGTGAATTTCCATTGGTTGTAAAAGCCAGCGGACTTGCAGCAGGAAAAGGAGTGCTTATCTGTCAGAATTTAGAAGAAGCTCTGAAAGCTGTAGATGAAATCATGGTAGATAAGGTATTCAGCAGTGCAGGAGAGGAAATAGTTGTTGAAGAATTTTTAGATGGAGTGGAAGCTTCTATATTGTCAGTTACAGATTCTAAAATTATACTTCCTTTTATATCTGCTAAGGATCACAAAAAGATAGGAGAAAAGGAAACTGGATTAAATACTGGAGGAATGGGAACAATAGCTCCTAATCCTTATGTAACTAAAGAGGTATATGATGCTTTTATTACAGGAATTATGAATCCAACTTTAGAAGGTATCAAAGCTGAAGGAATGAATTTTGCAGGAGTTATTTTCTTTGGTCTTATGATAAATGAAAAGGGAGTGTATCTTCTTGAATATAATATGAGAATGGGAGACCCTGAAACTCAAGTAGTATTGCCTTTACTTGAATCAGACTTTGTAGAACTTCTTGAAAGTGGCTTAGAAGGGAAATTAGACACTGCTGATGTAAAGTGGAGCAATAAGTCAGCCTGCTGTGTAGTTCTTGCCTCTGGTGGATATCCTGAAGCTTATAAGAAAGGATATACAATAACTGGAATAGAAAAAGCAGACAATATGGTTTTTGTAGCTGGAGCTAAACTGGAAAATGGAGAACTTCTAACTAATGGTGGAAGAGTATTAAATGTAGTGGCTGTAGGAAATGACTTAGAAGATGCAAGAGCTAAAGCTTATGCAGATGCTGAAAAGATTGAATTTACAGATAAATGCTATAGAAAAGATATTGGAGTACTATATAGATAA